TGAACTAATGCATATCACCAGTCAAGATTAATCACATGATGAAGTAGACAACTTTATAGATTAACAATAAAAGTTCTAATGCTTGAGCATATCATGTAATGGAAACTGACACATCAGGACATAATTGAATGAGTGCTAGATCTCTACAAATTGCAAGACCATTGTacttatatactcgagttgaaGTTCCAAGTCCAACAAAAATATATCCAGAAGGCCAAGTTAGTCTCTCATTTTTAAAAGGTTTCTATGCAGATAAAGGAGTTAAGAAAGCCATCAATTTCAGGCAATAATAGAACCAATCAATAAATTaacacatttaaaaataaaataaatacatgggAATGTGATCCAATACTATAGGCTGAGGATATATGAACAAGATTGGCTAGAAAACCACAAGCTACATTTAAGCTACAAATAGGTTTAAAGAAAATAGCATGATACCCACCCATTCGCCTGGGCAGAGAGATCGGTAGTATTTAGCAAACTTTTCACATTCTCCAGAATCATCACCTTTAGCATTCACACATCTGCACTAGTGGTGTTTGACCGATGGCAATTTAAGCAAGCATATGTAGATGCTACTTCAAAAAGAACCATAATCTATAAATTTAAAAGTGATGAACAAACTCCCTATACTTATGGAACTCTGATATATGAGTAAAACAATGCCTTGTTTGATTAGTTGTAGGAAAGCGAAAATCAGCCGGTGCTGTTTTTAACTCAATCTGTTGATCATGTAGACAATGAAAATAAGCTTTTTAGGGACATTAATTCTggtgcaaagaaaaaaaaaatcaaactttccgttaaaaacaaaataatggaaTTCATAAACGTCAAAAAGAGACGGATtctaacacatatatttaacaTGAGAAATTCATGGAGCATTAATAAAGCCACATAAGGCATAAGCTTGATTAAGGTTGTCAATATAAAAACTAGGGGCAGAGATGTCTAAATATCCAGAGCACCGACTCGACGCCTAGACAATTGTTACTACAAAAATTCAAGGACACCATTGGCAAATATCATTCAATTCTAATTCCCTACAAGGAAAaacattagaaaagaaaaaagacacTAGAAAACAGAATACAAGACACATGGTACCAAAAGACTATGCTACAAAAATCAGTATATCGTTGTTCATGATCATAAATTTGTCAAAATATGCTGAGCTAAATGTCAATTAGATTAGaatctataaaaaattattcttgtACATCAAGAAAATTAGTTTGTGagctcaaaagaaacaaaaacgcATGACAAACACCACTGACTGTGAAAAATATGAGTTCAGGTCTacaattaaatcatcaacatcAGAGCAAATTCCTCCTCAAACCCTAAATGACAAAAGCTATCAAAGTGCCCTAgaaattgaaaattcaaaaatgtCACAAATTAACAGAGACCAATCAACCAAACGCACTGAAGAACATCAAAACAACATAATCtacaacaaaatcaaccaaataataaacaaaaaaacaacaacgcTTTCCAATGGATTACAGGAAACTATACTTTAAATCAATAACTTTTGCGCAAAATGAACGAAACTTTAACAACAATCACATGAACCcccaaattaaaaagaaaaaaagggaagaaaattaGGGTTCGAGAGAGACTACCTCGGCCATTGGAGATCGCGAGCGATGCAAGATGAACGCGAAAGAGAtggtcctctctctctctctctctctctcacacacacacaaacatattATTTCGTAGATAGTGCCTTGAGATTCGTGCTCGTCTCCAAAATGTCTTGGGTTTCCAATGATGATAGGCCTCCAGAAGAAGAAGGCTCATGGGCTTTGACTCATGGCCCAGAAATCGATAgtaattattttcttgtgtgGTATTAACTTAAAAGTTTTAATCCaaatctataaaatatttaatttataaaaaaaaatttattcggCTGCCACTGCAAGTTGACTCCTATATAAAAGGTTGAGAGTTTCCATACACCGTtgagatataataataaaaatctgtTTAAGGTGATTTATCCAcattgtcaaaataaaaaaaaaatctaacggTTTTTTTTGGCCTACTGGGTCACCCTACAACACCCATTTGtcatatttcattaaataaataaataaactaaaatcttACAATTAATAAAGAACAATTGGCAAGcacataaacaacaacaatttatttatttccttaGGATCCtaagataaatagataattatatatattttttataataatattgcaTATAGTATTCATAAAAGTTTAATTCTTAAATATATACAACATATACGCTGCAAAATAAACCTGATATTTATAGATATTTatagtgtatatataaatattaattaaaattaacaatttaatAGTATGCCAATAGATGTGGATCTAAGGACCGATACAAACGCTAAGTTAGGAATCCTTCGTCCAAGTAGTTGAGATTTTTAAGGACCATAAAGAAGAAGACTTCTccatgctcttcttcttctacccTTATAACTCACACTACTAAACTAAACTACATTACTCTTCACTCTTAACCccacaaaccctaaccctaattctcaCTCACGTACACCATTAATGGGGGACCCAATTAGTAACACAACCCTAGCTCAAAGCCCTACTCCACTACTCCCCAACACCATTAAACCTTCTCATttcccttctcctcctcctcttcctcttcgtCCTCCTCCATCAAAGATCCAAAAAGCTCTTCACCCTGTTTCCATTATCTCATACATCCTCTCCCTCCCACTTATTGCCACCAGCATTTGGCTCCTCTATACTAGAGACTATGGTTGCGAAGATCTCCTTCGAATGCCTCGGCTTCGATTTGGCATGGGCCTCGGTCTTTTGATGTTGTTCTTGCTAAGCAATGCAGTTGTGTCTATAACTTCTCGGCGTCTTCTGTTACCAGGGTTCTTACTTATGGTGGTTTCATTGATTATTATGTTCACAGTGGGGTTGGCACTTGTTGGAAACTATAAGATGGAGAATAGAGGGGTGCCTGCTTCACCATTATGGTTGCAGAATAGGGTGGGAAATGAAGATGTCTGGATTAATATCAAGACTTGTATTTTTCAGTCTGATATTTGCACTGATCTTACTTCTAGGACTGTGCAGCTCAACTCTGTGGAATTCAGCATGAACAGATTTTCACCTATTGAGGTACGTACGTACGTGAAGTAAATTatgtgagatatatatatatatatatatatatatatatatatatcttgcatgcatgcatgcattggtTTGAGATAAATATTATCTAAAGATATATAGGAACACATGCACTAATtagatgaaatttttttcttatatatatatatatatatatatatatgtataggaGATCGATAACAATGAGAATGCAAAAGTACGTGAATTACATGAGAGatcttgcatgcatacatgcattgGTAGAGAAATAATAACATGCAATAcgctatatatacacacacaatgtTTTATGTTTGAGAAAACATTGAGCATGTACGTAGGATtagaaacatttaaaaaaaaaagtgatccttgaaatctctttctctctcttgatCAGACACATGTACACATATGCATATACCTGTTTGCAATATTCAATTGCCGATGTAG
This region of Dioscorea cayenensis subsp. rotundata cultivar TDr96_F1 unplaced genomic scaffold, TDr96_F1_v2_PseudoChromosome.rev07_lg8_w22 25.fasta BLBR01001198.1, whole genome shotgun sequence genomic DNA includes:
- the LOC120255798 gene encoding tetraspanin-15, yielding MGDPISNTTLAQSPTPLLPNTIKPSHFPSPPPLPLRPPPSKIQKALHPVSIISYILSLPLIATSIWLLYTRDYGCEDLLRMPRLRFGMGLGLLMLFLLSNAVVSITSRRLLLPGFLLMVVSLIIMFTVGLALVGNYKMENRGVPASPLWLQNRVGNEDVWINIKTCIFQSDICTDLTSRTVQLNSVEFSMNRFSPIESGCCTPPVLCGMGYVNATYWEPPQNKGVNNSKSSSDSGTQVTPEDCNIWSNVPNQLCYNCQSCKSGFLKTIEQRWTRVGVFLIVMAVIFFVVHVIRFLGLMLAHH